A genomic segment from Burkholderia plantarii encodes:
- a CDS encoding ImmA/IrrE family metallo-endopeptidase: MQDIDKVAIAREVRRFQYEIWQRAGTTHKTIPHLLQLFRPDHAAAVHGIEYDVAAGSLGVHGVGDAQYQVAGLVDVSRSTIRIAGNLPYEVQRFTGAHELGHIVLHPGLPLHRDRPLVGDAPLLDREEREANYFAACFLAPEKMVRQAFHELFGVKTLHLGDTVAFALAGNNGMQELLRSKTGSLEFPRAVATARKFGSSHFKSLANVFGMSPTAMAIRIQELDLVSY; this comes from the coding sequence ATGCAAGACATCGACAAAGTCGCCATTGCGCGTGAAGTGCGGCGTTTCCAGTACGAGATTTGGCAGCGCGCTGGGACCACTCACAAGACGATACCGCATCTGCTTCAGCTCTTCCGTCCTGACCATGCAGCTGCAGTCCACGGCATCGAATACGACGTCGCTGCGGGCTCACTTGGCGTGCACGGCGTGGGCGACGCTCAGTACCAGGTGGCTGGGCTAGTCGACGTTTCCCGCTCAACGATTCGTATAGCAGGGAACTTGCCCTACGAAGTCCAGCGCTTCACCGGCGCGCATGAGCTCGGGCACATCGTGTTGCATCCTGGGCTCCCGTTGCATCGGGACCGGCCCCTCGTGGGCGATGCACCGCTCCTCGACCGTGAGGAGCGCGAGGCCAACTACTTTGCCGCGTGCTTCCTAGCCCCGGAGAAGATGGTTCGGCAAGCGTTTCATGAACTCTTTGGCGTCAAGACTCTCCATCTCGGAGATACCGTCGCGTTCGCGCTTGCTGGCAACAACGGCATGCAGGAGCTCCTTCGGTCGAAAACCGGCTCGCTTGAATTCCCGCGTGCGGTGGCAACTGCGCGGAAATTCGGCTCCAGCCACTTCAAATCGCTCGCGAATGTGTTCGGCATGTCGCCGACGGCGATGGCAATTCGCATCCAGGAACTCGACCTGGTCAGCTACTGA
- the lhpH gene encoding trans-3-hydroxy-L-proline dehydratase: MKPTRTLSTVEVHTGGEAFRIVTSGLPRLPGDTIVQRRAWLKDNADEIRKALMFEPRGHADMYGGYLTDPVSPDADFGVIFLHNEGYSDHCGHGVIALSTAAVELGWVQRTVPETRVGIDAPCGFIEAFVKWDGEHAGTVRFVNVPSFLWKRDVSVETPSFGTVTGDIAYGGAFYFYVDGEPFGLQVRESEVEKLIRFGAEVKAAANLAFPVQHPEIPEINHIYGTIIANRPRHAGSTQANCCVFADREVDRSPTGSGTGGRVAQLYQRGELAAGETLVNESIVGTVFKAKVLRETTVRGMPAVIPEVEGEAYVCGFAQWIIDERDPLTYGFLVR; this comes from the coding sequence ATGAAACCGACCCGTACCCTCTCGACAGTCGAAGTCCACACCGGCGGCGAGGCGTTCCGCATCGTCACGAGCGGGCTGCCGCGGCTGCCGGGCGACACCATCGTCCAGCGCCGCGCCTGGCTCAAGGACAACGCCGACGAGATCCGCAAGGCCCTGATGTTCGAGCCGCGCGGGCATGCCGACATGTATGGCGGCTACCTGACCGATCCGGTCTCTCCCGATGCCGATTTCGGCGTGATCTTTCTGCATAACGAAGGATATAGCGACCACTGCGGCCATGGCGTGATCGCGCTGTCCACGGCGGCGGTGGAGCTGGGCTGGGTGCAGCGGACCGTGCCGGAAACCCGGGTCGGCATCGACGCGCCGTGCGGCTTCATCGAGGCGTTCGTGAAATGGGACGGCGAACACGCCGGCACCGTGCGCTTCGTGAACGTGCCGTCGTTCCTCTGGAAGCGGGACGTGAGCGTCGAGACGCCGAGCTTCGGCACGGTGACGGGCGACATCGCCTACGGCGGCGCCTTCTATTTCTACGTGGACGGCGAGCCGTTCGGCCTGCAGGTCCGCGAGTCGGAGGTCGAGAAGCTGATCCGCTTCGGCGCGGAAGTGAAGGCCGCCGCGAATCTGGCGTTCCCGGTGCAGCATCCCGAGATCCCGGAGATCAACCACATCTACGGCACCATCATCGCGAACCGGCCGCGCCACGCGGGTTCGACGCAGGCGAACTGCTGCGTGTTCGCCGACCGCGAGGTCGATCGCTCGCCGACCGGCTCGGGCACCGGGGGCCGCGTCGCCCAGCTGTATCAGCGCGGCGAACTCGCGGCCGGCGAGACGCTCGTCAACGAGTCGATCGTCGGCACCGTGTTCAAGGCCAAGGTGTTGCGCGAGACGACCGTGCGGGGCATGCCGGCCGTGATCCCCGAGGTCGAGGGCGAAGCCTACGTCTGCGGCTTCGCGCAATGGATCATCGACGAACGCGATCCGCTCACCTACGGCTTTCTGGTCCGCTGA
- a CDS encoding PAS domain S-box protein, whose protein sequence is MSDSPQDREASEQARIDDKVLRRQTDRKQLHQIMSGLTEGVILAEPDQTIVWANQAALEMHGAETLADLGANVDEYRERFRLRYRNNHTVQPGSYPIDRVIAGESFSDVIVEVSRADEEDARWVHRIRSLVLTNANDEPDCLALILHDASDWASAEQRFERTFNANPAPALICRLQDQRYIKVNQGFLEMTGYVREDVIGRSVFELDVFEAADRRELAIERLREGATIPQMEAVLKLPEGITKFVVVAGQPIEIGDEACMLFTFMDLEPRKRAETALKQSEERFERSFRMNPIPTVLYATDGGMTLDVNDAFTATTGFGTEQIVGKRIDEVGLWVDDAAQTIADLLQQSGNVRSVEFRIRAEDGSVLDCLVSAEPVTIHGTECVLMAILDITDRKRSEMELVSAIETVMQDASWFSRTLIEKLANVRRANAPDAGAHLSDLTARECDVFEQLCKGLSDKDIAKALELSPATVRNHVATIYAKLDVHSRAEAIVWAQARGHFGKAIAARQDRSPSRKTKEK, encoded by the coding sequence ATGAGCGATTCCCCTCAGGATCGTGAGGCCTCCGAGCAGGCACGAATCGACGACAAGGTCCTGCGCAGGCAGACCGACCGCAAGCAATTGCACCAGATCATGAGCGGCCTGACCGAAGGGGTGATCCTGGCGGAGCCGGACCAGACGATCGTCTGGGCGAATCAGGCCGCGCTCGAAATGCATGGCGCGGAAACGCTCGCCGATCTCGGCGCGAATGTCGACGAGTACCGCGAACGCTTCCGGCTGCGCTACCGGAACAACCATACGGTGCAGCCGGGCAGCTATCCGATCGACCGGGTCATCGCGGGCGAGAGCTTCAGCGACGTGATCGTCGAAGTCAGCCGGGCCGACGAAGAGGACGCGCGTTGGGTGCACCGGATTCGCAGCCTCGTGCTGACCAACGCGAACGACGAGCCGGATTGCCTGGCGCTGATCCTCCACGACGCGAGCGACTGGGCGAGCGCCGAACAGCGCTTCGAGAGGACGTTCAATGCGAACCCGGCGCCCGCGCTCATCTGCCGGCTGCAGGATCAACGCTATATCAAGGTCAATCAGGGGTTCCTGGAAATGACCGGGTATGTGCGTGAAGACGTGATCGGGCGGTCCGTGTTCGAACTCGACGTGTTCGAGGCGGCGGACCGGCGCGAGCTCGCCATCGAGCGTCTGAGGGAAGGCGCGACCATTCCACAGATGGAAGCCGTGCTGAAGCTGCCCGAAGGCATCACGAAGTTTGTCGTGGTGGCCGGGCAGCCGATCGAGATCGGCGACGAAGCCTGCATGCTCTTCACCTTCATGGATCTGGAGCCGCGCAAGCGCGCCGAGACCGCGCTGAAGCAGAGCGAGGAGCGGTTCGAGCGCTCGTTCCGGATGAACCCGATACCGACCGTGCTCTATGCGACCGATGGCGGCATGACGCTGGACGTCAACGATGCGTTCACGGCCACGACGGGCTTCGGCACCGAGCAGATCGTCGGAAAGCGCATCGATGAAGTGGGATTATGGGTCGATGACGCCGCGCAGACGATCGCCGACCTACTGCAGCAGTCCGGCAACGTTCGCAGCGTCGAGTTCCGCATCCGCGCCGAGGACGGCAGCGTGCTCGATTGCCTGGTGTCGGCGGAACCGGTGACCATTCACGGCACGGAATGCGTGCTGATGGCGATACTGGACATCACCGATCGCAAGCGCTCGGAGATGGAGCTGGTGTCGGCGATCGAGACGGTCATGCAGGACGCGTCGTGGTTCAGCCGGACCCTCATCGAGAAGCTGGCCAACGTGCGCCGCGCCAACGCGCCGGATGCGGGCGCGCATCTCTCGGATCTGACCGCCCGCGAATGCGACGTGTTCGAGCAGTTGTGCAAGGGGCTCTCGGACAAGGACATCGCGAAAGCGCTGGAGCTGTCGCCCGCCACCGTGCGCAATCACGTCGCGACCATCTACGCGAAGCTCGACGTGCATAGCCGTGCCGAAGCCATCGTCTGGGCCCAAGCCCGCGGGCATTTCGGCAAGGCCATCGCGGCGCGTCAGGACCGGAGCCCGTCGAGGAAGACGAAGGAGAAGTGA
- a CDS encoding branched-chain amino acid ABC transporter substrate-binding protein: MRHLSIALAGAVAFGAVAAHAQEVVVIGHSAPLTGPQAANGKDNENGARLAVDELNKQHVMVAGKAVTFKLDSQDDQADPKVGVQVAQNLVDHGVVAVLGPYNSGVAIPASRVYSGAGVPLLPVASNPALTQQGFTNIFRIGASDEQLGGTMAEFAVKTLKAKTAAIIDDRTAYGQGVAQQFEKVAKASGLTIVDHQFTNSQATDFLGILTAIKAENPDVIFFGGYAAQGAPMAKQMRQRGLRAKLLGGDGICSADMGKVAGDAASIVYCAQGGVALEKTARGRDFLKKYQDAYHTPTQVYGVNYYDGVKMLADAMVKAGTTTDKAKLTAQLAREHYQGVAGTYSFDARGDLQGAPTTVYVIKDGLPVPYAQ, from the coding sequence ATGCGTCACCTTTCCATCGCACTGGCTGGCGCCGTGGCGTTCGGCGCCGTTGCCGCCCATGCGCAAGAAGTCGTCGTCATCGGGCATTCCGCGCCGCTGACAGGCCCGCAGGCCGCCAACGGCAAGGACAACGAAAACGGCGCCCGCCTCGCCGTCGACGAATTGAACAAGCAGCACGTCATGGTGGCCGGCAAGGCCGTGACGTTCAAACTGGACTCGCAAGACGACCAGGCGGACCCCAAGGTCGGCGTGCAGGTGGCGCAGAACCTCGTCGATCACGGCGTGGTCGCGGTGCTCGGCCCCTACAACTCCGGCGTCGCGATCCCGGCCTCGCGCGTCTACAGCGGCGCGGGCGTGCCGCTGCTGCCGGTGGCGTCGAATCCCGCGCTCACGCAGCAGGGCTTCACGAACATCTTCCGGATCGGCGCCAGCGACGAGCAGCTCGGCGGCACCATGGCCGAGTTCGCGGTCAAGACGCTCAAGGCGAAGACGGCGGCCATCATCGACGACCGCACGGCCTACGGGCAAGGCGTGGCGCAGCAGTTCGAGAAGGTCGCGAAGGCCAGCGGCCTGACCATCGTCGACCATCAGTTCACGAACTCGCAGGCCACCGATTTCCTCGGCATCCTCACCGCGATCAAGGCCGAGAATCCGGACGTGATCTTCTTCGGCGGCTACGCGGCGCAGGGCGCGCCGATGGCCAAGCAGATGCGCCAGCGCGGCCTGCGCGCGAAGCTGCTCGGCGGCGACGGCATCTGCTCGGCGGACATGGGCAAGGTGGCCGGCGACGCGGCCTCCATCGTCTATTGCGCGCAGGGCGGCGTGGCGCTGGAAAAGACCGCCCGGGGCCGCGACTTCCTCAAGAAGTACCAGGACGCCTATCACACGCCCACCCAGGTGTACGGCGTGAACTACTACGACGGCGTGAAGATGCTGGCCGACGCGATGGTCAAGGCCGGCACCACCACCGACAAGGCCAAACTGACCGCGCAACTGGCCCGCGAGCACTACCAGGGCGTGGCCGGCACCTACTCGTTCGACGCCAGGGGCGACCTGCAGGGCGCGCCGACCACCGTCTACGTGATCAAGGACGGCCTGCCCGTCCCCTACGCGCAGTAA
- the lhpI gene encoding bifunctional Delta(1)-pyrroline-2-carboxylate/Delta(1)-piperideine-2-carboxylate reductase yields the protein MHTAELKIFDAQSTAQLLDYSTLIQVLRETVTEYGAGGIVSPERLVVPLQAGGLMLSMPSSAADIAIHKLVNVCPTNAQRQLPTIHGQVIACDAHTGQMLFVLDGPTLTGRRTAAVTALGILALHGEAPKECLVIGTGKQAANHVEALAVLFPRARILCRGRSSESTARFVEQQRGVAPNLVALDGEVPAGTDVVIAATTSRTTVYDAPAREGRLVVGVGAFTPDAAEIGKTTVDGSYLVVDDPLGAKHEAGDLIQAGVDWGKVHSLADALDGKLDPRAPVFFKSVGCAAWDLAACRVARRAIG from the coding sequence ATGCATACCGCGGAGCTGAAGATTTTCGACGCGCAATCGACCGCGCAGCTGCTCGACTACTCCACGCTGATCCAGGTCTTGCGCGAGACCGTAACGGAATACGGCGCAGGCGGGATCGTCAGCCCGGAGCGCCTCGTCGTCCCGCTGCAGGCGGGCGGCCTGATGCTGTCGATGCCGTCGAGCGCCGCGGACATCGCCATCCACAAGCTCGTCAACGTCTGCCCCACCAACGCGCAGCGCCAGCTGCCGACCATCCACGGCCAGGTGATCGCCTGCGATGCGCATACCGGCCAGATGCTGTTCGTCCTCGACGGCCCGACGCTCACCGGGCGCCGCACGGCGGCCGTGACGGCGCTCGGCATCCTGGCGCTGCACGGCGAAGCGCCGAAGGAATGCCTCGTCATCGGCACCGGCAAGCAGGCCGCCAACCACGTCGAAGCGCTCGCCGTGCTGTTCCCGCGCGCGCGCATTCTGTGCCGGGGCCGCTCGTCCGAGAGCACCGCGCGCTTCGTGGAGCAGCAGCGCGGCGTGGCGCCGAACCTCGTGGCGCTCGACGGCGAGGTGCCGGCCGGCACCGACGTCGTGATCGCGGCGACCACGAGCAGGACGACGGTGTACGACGCGCCCGCCCGCGAGGGGCGCCTCGTGGTCGGCGTCGGCGCGTTCACGCCCGACGCGGCGGAAATCGGCAAGACGACGGTGGATGGCAGCTACCTCGTGGTGGACGATCCCCTCGGCGCGAAACACGAGGCCGGCGACCTGATCCAGGCCGGCGTCGATTGGGGCAAGGTCCACTCGCTCGCGGATGCGCTCGACGGCAAGCTCGATCCGCGCGCGCCGGTGTTCTTCAAGAGCGTCGGCTGCGCCGCCTGGGATCTGGCGGCCTGCCGGGTCGCGCGGCGGGCGATCGGCTAG
- a CDS encoding GNAT family N-acetyltransferase: MRQNISNDNSSFDFTIKGPSGQQHDISVQISEHPERFEIKATYENGCLSNPPGSVIVNWISIYEPPNCYTEGYVDIGAGRRHIEIAEFRGIGLGSYFMSFIIKWAKHLPDVPVLPILLSAEDAKTDEAKERRNRFWRNLGFVLDLDNEETFGESEPLMNTQLTEPKYRLTNGWTIEKRE; this comes from the coding sequence GTGCGACAAAACATCTCCAACGACAACAGTTCATTTGACTTTACAATTAAAGGCCCCTCCGGTCAGCAACACGACATTTCCGTGCAAATCTCGGAACATCCGGAACGCTTCGAAATCAAAGCGACTTACGAAAATGGATGCTTAAGCAATCCACCGGGAAGCGTTATAGTTAACTGGATTTCCATCTATGAGCCTCCAAATTGCTACACAGAAGGCTACGTAGATATCGGCGCAGGAAGGCGACATATCGAGATCGCGGAGTTTCGGGGCATAGGTTTAGGCTCATATTTTATGAGCTTCATCATCAAATGGGCAAAGCATTTACCGGATGTACCTGTACTTCCCATCTTGCTATCTGCCGAAGATGCAAAAACGGATGAGGCCAAGGAACGCAGAAATCGATTTTGGAGAAATCTAGGGTTTGTATTGGATTTGGATAATGAAGAAACATTTGGCGAATCCGAGCCGTTGATGAACACTCAACTAACCGAGCCCAAATACAGATTAACCAACGGCTGGACAATAGAAAAACGCGAGTGA
- a CDS encoding toll/interleukin-1 receptor domain-containing protein: MASIFFSYTHVDESLRDQLEVHLSPLKREGLITSWHDRRIVAGDNLDDAIDKHLEEADIVLLLVSANFIASEYCYMTEMKRAFERHEAGTARVIPVILRACDWHATPLGKLKAVPRDGRPVTSWPNQDEAFTDVTKEIRTAVAELARTTASSPRVAPMASPPSRPAPAPASSNILPRSSNMRVRQEFSDLDKDTFVSKAFDFITRFFEGSLEELEKRHGQYQGRLSRIDGRRFTASIYKDGKSIAQCSIAHGGAFGGNSNREITYSNQVSSHSNGFNEALTVAEDSQTLYFKPLMNASRGASDKLSDTGAAEYFWSMLIEPLQR, from the coding sequence ATGGCATCGATTTTCTTTTCGTACACGCACGTCGACGAATCGCTGCGCGACCAGCTCGAGGTTCACCTTTCGCCGCTGAAGCGCGAAGGTCTCATCACGTCTTGGCACGACCGGCGCATTGTAGCCGGCGACAACCTCGATGATGCTATCGACAAGCACCTCGAGGAAGCAGACATCGTACTGCTGTTGGTCAGCGCGAACTTCATCGCATCGGAATACTGCTACATGACCGAGATGAAGCGTGCTTTCGAGCGTCATGAAGCCGGAACTGCTCGCGTGATTCCCGTAATTCTGCGTGCTTGCGATTGGCACGCAACACCGCTTGGAAAGCTGAAGGCTGTTCCGCGGGACGGTCGTCCGGTGACGTCTTGGCCCAATCAAGATGAAGCGTTTACTGATGTCACGAAAGAGATTCGGACTGCCGTCGCCGAGCTCGCGCGGACAACAGCATCGAGCCCGCGCGTCGCACCGATGGCCTCTCCGCCCTCTCGCCCGGCTCCCGCGCCCGCGTCGAGCAACATCCTGCCTCGCTCAAGCAACATGCGCGTACGGCAAGAGTTCTCAGACTTGGACAAGGACACCTTCGTCTCCAAGGCGTTCGACTTCATCACTCGCTTCTTCGAGGGCTCCCTTGAGGAACTCGAAAAGCGGCACGGCCAGTACCAAGGGCGGTTATCCCGTATCGACGGCCGTCGCTTCACGGCAAGCATCTACAAGGACGGAAAGAGCATTGCACAGTGCAGCATCGCCCATGGCGGAGCTTTCGGTGGAAACAGCAATCGCGAGATTACCTACTCGAATCAGGTTTCCTCGCACTCCAATGGTTTCAACGAAGCGCTCACTGTTGCCGAGGACAGCCAGACCCTTTACTTCAAACCCTTGATGAACGCCAGCCGGGGAGCATCGGACAAGCTGTCAGACACGGGGGCTGCCGAGTATTTCTGGTCGATGCTGATTGAACCTCTTCAACGCTAG
- a CDS encoding CsbD family protein has product MDKNRIEGAVKQVKGSIKEAIGKVTGDRSTQAEGVAEKTAGKVQSNVGKVSDAVKDQLKK; this is encoded by the coding sequence ATGGACAAGAACCGCATTGAAGGCGCCGTCAAGCAGGTGAAGGGATCGATCAAGGAAGCGATCGGCAAAGTCACGGGCGACCGCTCGACTCAGGCGGAAGGGGTCGCCGAGAAAACGGCCGGCAAGGTCCAGTCGAATGTCGGCAAGGTGAGCGACGCCGTCAAGGACCAGCTCAAGAAGTAA
- a CDS encoding FadR/GntR family transcriptional regulator: protein MASARLELPGTFRPLQIYEQVSEKIRAEIRAGRYAPDARLPSERELAALFGVGRPAVREAIGALQNEGLVVTRRNSGTYVSANAPELLARAVLPESDAAFHAADYSPSATLDVRLILEPAIARRAAAHKKRDPLAEHYLAQMETLTDVTDKEQQALWNNSDRLFHRQLAIMTGDALLVKLAQEIADTMDQSLWKRVKDDGIYDPQRIRLYVAEHRLIYEAIVHGDADAAAFYVEQHIHRVQRDIAPL from the coding sequence ATGGCATCTGCCCGACTGGAGCTTCCCGGCACTTTCCGCCCGCTGCAGATCTATGAGCAGGTCTCGGAGAAGATCCGTGCGGAGATCCGGGCGGGCCGCTATGCGCCCGATGCCCGCCTGCCGTCGGAGCGCGAACTCGCGGCGCTGTTCGGCGTGGGGCGGCCGGCGGTGCGCGAGGCGATCGGCGCGCTGCAGAACGAGGGGCTCGTCGTCACGCGCCGCAATTCCGGCACCTATGTGTCGGCCAACGCGCCGGAACTGCTGGCGCGCGCGGTGCTGCCCGAAAGCGACGCCGCGTTTCATGCCGCCGACTACAGCCCGTCCGCGACGCTCGACGTGCGCCTGATTCTCGAGCCGGCGATCGCGCGGCGCGCGGCGGCCCACAAGAAGCGCGATCCGCTGGCGGAGCACTATCTGGCGCAGATGGAAACGCTCACCGACGTCACCGACAAGGAGCAGCAGGCGCTCTGGAACAACAGCGACCGGCTGTTCCACCGGCAGCTCGCGATCATGACGGGGGACGCGCTGCTGGTGAAGCTGGCGCAGGAGATCGCCGACACCATGGACCAGTCGCTCTGGAAGCGCGTCAAGGACGACGGGATCTACGATCCGCAGCGCATCCGGCTGTACGTGGCGGAACACCGGCTGATCTACGAGGCGATCGTCCATGGCGACGCGGACGCGGCGGCGTTCTACGTCGAGCAGCACATCCACCGCGTGCAGCGCGACATCGCTCCGCTCTGA